One window of the Populus nigra chromosome 4, ddPopNigr1.1, whole genome shotgun sequence genome contains the following:
- the LOC133691269 gene encoding uncharacterized protein LOC133691269, translating to MACFLACFGSSKERKRRRHSKVQPRVHRKVGYGSPVEATVSVVQDCSPEKPIVSPASEIRDDGSEEKLSLSTRKKVTFNSNVTTYDHVSVEESTDFTLGKEDCGDKREGKEENIAKPSQSQSSSDDSSIASSLCSYPPNHRYQNCRDSDDEMGYEESDIDESDDDEEEEDGGLDYDDVYEDDETAESTSRMTKLANEENDSDVMNSGLSGNRNFRDRRAAVLNPVENLSQWKIVKAKGKPPLRQQKENLTLDQEPRMSFSSEPGFKELAFSFKAKAGQCNKKPDQEIAVDTSLSNWLGSSECTPVNKPGSIGLDAIAPEKSMSQGSNSPRSFDDRPILGALTVEELKQLSATSSRRSPSRSPDEMPIIGTVGTYWNHGGSGKDSGSASSYKGIPNTTSKYREDKRVNWHSTPFETRLERALNGGDAAPTYSTHTIVR from the exons ATGGCTTGCTTTCTTGCGTGTTTTGGTTCATCCAAAGAACGCAAACGTCGTAGGCACAGTAAGGTTCAACCACGAGTCCAT AGAAAGGTAGGTTATGGGAGTCCAGTGGAAGCTACAGTTTCAGTGGTTCAGGACTGCAGCCCAGAGAAGCCTATTGTGAGCCCAGCTTCAGAAATCAG GGATGATGGGTCTGAGGAGAAATTAAGCTTGAGTACGAGAAAGAAAGTGACATTCAATTCGAATGTGACAACCTACGATCATGTTTCAGTTGAAGAATCCACAGATTTTACTTTGGGGAAAGAAGATTGTGGCGATAAAAGGGAGGGAAAGGAGGAGAATATTGCAAAACCAAGCCAATCTCAGTCTTCTTCTGACGATAGTTCAATTGCATCAAGCTTGTGTTCTTACCCTCCTAATCATCGTTATCAGAATTGTAGAGACAGTGATGATGAGATGGGCTATGAGGAAAGTGATATTGATGAgagtgatgatgatgaggaggaggaggacggGGGGCTAGATTATGATGATGTATATGAGGATGATGAAACCGCAGAGTCAACGTCTAGAATGACTAAATTGGCTAACGAGGAGAATGATAGTGACGTGATGAACAGTGGTTTGTCTGGGAATAGGAATTTTCGAGATAGGAGAGCTGCTGTGCTGAACCCAGTTGAAAATCTAAGTCAATGGAAGATTgtaaaagcaaaaggaaaacCACCATTGAGGCAACAGAAAGAAAATCTGACATTGGATCAAGAACCTCGAATGTCGTTTAGTTCCGAGCCTGGTTTTAAGGAATTGGCATTCAGTTTCAAGGCAAAAGCTGGTCAATGTAATAAGAAGCCAGACCAAGAAATAGCGGTGGATACTAGCTTGTCTAATTGGTTGGGTTCATCGGAATGCACACCAGTCAATAAGCCTGGATCAATTGGTTTAGATGCCATTGCACCTGAGAAAAGCATGTCACAGGGATCTAATTCACCAAGAAGCTTTGATGATAGGCCTATTCTTGGGGCACTAACGGTGGAAGAGCTTAAACAGCTTTCAGCTACTTCTTCAAGGAGGTCACCAAGTCGTAGCCCTGATGAGATGCCAATAATAGGAACTGTTGGGACTTATTGGAATCACGGTGGCTCCGGCAAGGATTCTGGCTCGGCCTCTTCATACAAAGGAATTCCCAACACGACCAGCAAATACAGAGAG GACAAAAGAGTGAATTGGCACTCCACTCCATTTGAGACACGACTAGAGAGAGCTTTGAATGGTGGTGATGCTGCTCCAACCTACTCAACTCACACTATTGTTCGTTAA